One genomic window of Sphingobacterium oryzagri includes the following:
- a CDS encoding 3-keto-disaccharide hydrolase: MKINLLSTLACSLLTATSFAQTDFKPEDTEFYSPKPPVVTLKAQVPSDAIVLFDGTNLNQWESNKTTGQPAPWTVENGTLTVKPGTGDIQTKQKFEDFQLHIEWKSPEKIKGEGQGRGNSGIFLQGLYELQVLDNNNNPTYVNGQAGSIYKQRPPLVEVRAEGDNWHRYDVIYKAPRFNKDGMLISKGMVTVLHNGVLVQNNTQIEGATAYIGLPKLEAHGAGPIILQDHGDMVHFRNIWIRPL; this comes from the coding sequence ATGAAAATCAACCTTTTGAGCACCTTGGCGTGCAGCTTACTGACGGCTACATCTTTTGCGCAAACAGACTTTAAGCCGGAAGATACCGAATTTTACAGTCCGAAACCGCCTGTGGTTACGCTAAAAGCACAAGTTCCCAGCGATGCGATTGTCCTTTTTGATGGCACAAACCTGAACCAATGGGAAAGCAATAAAACGACTGGACAGCCCGCGCCATGGACCGTTGAAAACGGCACCTTAACCGTCAAGCCTGGCACCGGAGATATCCAAACCAAACAAAAATTTGAAGATTTCCAGTTGCATATTGAATGGAAAAGTCCGGAGAAAATAAAAGGCGAAGGCCAGGGACGCGGAAATAGCGGAATCTTTTTACAAGGTTTGTATGAGCTACAGGTTTTGGATAATAACAACAATCCAACCTACGTAAACGGACAAGCAGGCAGTATTTACAAGCAGCGGCCACCGCTTGTTGAGGTACGCGCCGAAGGCGACAACTGGCACCGCTATGATGTGATTTATAAAGCGCCGCGTTTTAACAAAGACGGCATGTTGATCAGCAAAGGAATGGTCACAGTATTACATAATGGTGTATTGGTACAAAACAACACACAGATAGAAGGTGCAACAGCATACATTGGCCTACCGAAGTTAGAAGCACATGGCGCCGGACCGATCATTTTGCAGGATCATGGCGACATGGTACATTTCCGTAATATTTGGATAAGACCTTTATAA
- a CDS encoding TetR/AcrR family transcriptional regulator: MGIKERKTKHKEDLRKRILEAAKKLFVTAGYEATSIRKIAQEIEFSPTTIYLYYKDKSDIIYALHQEGFLMLRQDFQPLMQVDSPFERLKAIGKCYIRFALTQPDFYEVMFMMKGPMEYLKVHCVDGEWAEGERVFDFLLQTVRDCQEVGYFQQLDVVQVAVQAWSSVHGLCSLFVSGHLKSMMEVVLDEDNQERMIEQAFRVFVHYLEATK, translated from the coding sequence ATGGGGATTAAAGAACGAAAGACAAAACATAAAGAAGATTTACGGAAACGGATTTTGGAAGCGGCAAAAAAGCTTTTTGTAACGGCAGGTTACGAAGCAACATCCATCCGGAAAATTGCTCAAGAGATAGAATTTAGCCCGACGACGATCTACTTGTATTACAAAGATAAAAGTGATATCATCTATGCCCTGCATCAAGAGGGATTCTTGATGTTACGTCAAGATTTTCAGCCATTAATGCAAGTTGATTCGCCGTTTGAACGATTGAAGGCTATTGGCAAATGTTACATCCGCTTTGCGCTGACGCAGCCTGACTTCTATGAAGTGATGTTTATGATGAAAGGGCCTATGGAGTACCTGAAAGTCCACTGCGTGGATGGCGAATGGGCCGAGGGTGAACGTGTTTTTGACTTTTTATTGCAAACCGTTCGTGACTGCCAGGAAGTAGGTTATTTCCAGCAGTTAGATGTGGTGCAGGTAGCCGTGCAGGCCTGGTCTTCGGTTCACGGTCTTTGTTCATTGTTTGTCTCCGGACATTTGAAGAGCATGATGGAGGTGGTGTTGGACGAGGACAATCAGGAACGGATGATTGAACAGGCTTTTCGCGTTTTTGTACATTATTTGGAAGCAACAAAATAA
- a CDS encoding dihydroneopterin aldolase, which yields MGTITQEVALKDLRFFSPIGYYAEERILGNEFFVDVIVSFPFQNEASDELRNTLNYEELYAIVRAAMGQERKLLESAAEEILQTARLTFAFAAEIRVAIRKTTPPFGIDHVHTQVSLVYKK from the coding sequence ATGGGAACAATAACACAAGAGGTCGCCTTAAAAGACCTTCGATTTTTCTCTCCAATAGGCTATTACGCCGAAGAACGCATCTTGGGCAATGAATTTTTTGTGGATGTCATCGTTAGTTTTCCTTTTCAGAACGAGGCTTCTGATGAGCTTCGTAATACGTTGAATTATGAAGAACTTTATGCGATTGTCCGTGCTGCGATGGGTCAGGAGCGTAAACTTTTGGAGTCTGCTGCCGAAGAAATTTTGCAGACCGCCAGGCTGACTTTTGCTTTTGCAGCGGAGATTCGCGTCGCTATCCGTAAAACGACGCCGCCTTTTGGTATCGATCACGTGCACACCCAGGTTTCGCTCGTGTACAAAAAATAG
- a CDS encoding Hsp20/alpha crystallin family protein, with amino-acid sequence MALIKFPTKTVNSDVVNPYVNNIFDNLFNDSFITDRLVTRVPAVNIAETEQAFKIELAAPGLQKSDFKINVDKNLISIGVEKKDEQAVEEKLYSKREFSYTSFSRSFTLPETVDYNSIEAAYTDGVLIVSVGKKEDAIVAKRLIEVR; translated from the coding sequence ATGGCATTAATTAAATTTCCAACAAAAACTGTGAATTCTGATGTTGTTAATCCGTATGTAAACAACATTTTTGACAATTTATTTAACGATTCGTTTATCACCGATCGATTGGTTACGCGTGTTCCAGCAGTGAATATTGCTGAAACCGAACAGGCTTTTAAAATCGAATTGGCGGCGCCAGGCTTGCAGAAATCAGATTTTAAGATCAACGTAGACAAAAATTTGATCAGCATCGGTGTAGAGAAAAAAGACGAGCAGGCCGTAGAAGAAAAGCTATATAGTAAACGCGAATTTAGCTACACATCGTTCAGCCGTTCGTTTACATTGCCTGAAACCGTAGATTATAATAGTATTGAAGCAGCGTACACAGATGGGGTGTTGATTGTATCAGTAGGGAAGAAAGAAGATGCGATTGTCGCTAAGCGACTAATCGAAGTGAGATAA